GGCCGTTGCGGAAGATGATGCCCATGTGGGGAAAGACTTCGGTACCCCAGTCCGGCACCTCTACCGGCAGGCTTGGGTCGAGGTAAAGGTACTCGAACCCACCCATGTCTATCTCCAGCGTGCGCGATTCCGGCGTCAGGTTGTCAAGCCAGGTCCATTGCATTTGGCGCGACAATCGTGGGTCCGATTCTCGGACAGCCCGTGCCATAGCGGCATCCAGCGATCTCGTCTTTCCCGGGGAGCGGCCGAAGCGAATATGGTCGCGCATCCCGCCCACCCTCGGATCGGGAGGTTGACGGATCTTCATCAGGAAGGTTACAGCGCGCTTGAGACGGGGATCGTCAACATAGTCGGAGAGCTCGGTGCGAGCCGCCAGGATGCCGAATGTGAGCAACTCGCCGATGGCAAGGTTCGCGTATCCCGTCGATTCCGGCCACTCGCCTTTCGGACCGAGCCGGTCGAGCATCGATTCCATGATTTCCTCGGTCGATTGCATCCACTTTTGGGCGAGAGGGTGATCGAAGAGAGCGGCGGCCAGGACGCCTGGCGCCTCAAGCGCGTAGGAGACAGTCATGTTCTGATTCCCTGAATTCCATCCCCGCGCATTGCTCCATGTGGCTGGGTGGGCGACCTGGTATGCGAGGTACGCCATCTGAGCGCGGAGGACCCGGCGCTGTGTGGGTGTGATCAGGTCCGAATCGATGACGGCATCATAAAGCGCCGCCACCTGGACCGTACTACGCATCTTATCGAAGTCGCCGAGCAGCGCCAGGTGGTGGGCGAGCCGTTCCACGAGTCTCGTTTCGCGGGCTATTTCACGGTCGCCCGTGAGCAGCCAAAGGGCCAATGCCGCTCTGTCGCCCTCTCCCGGCACCGCCCCGGTAGGTTGCTTCGCCTGGGCCTTGAGCCGCCTAAGGAGGGAATCGTCGATCGGGGATGCGCGCGATGCGGCAACCTCCGAGGCGCTCATGAAGAGACCTGGACGGGGGGTCTTGCGAGGCCAATCGAGGACGTATTCCTTGACCTTATCGAGGGGTTCCCGGTAAGGGATAATTTGCGAACCGACGCGCCTTCCGCGCCTATCCCGACGGTGCCTCCAGCCGACGGCTTCGGTGGGCTCGGAGTCGACCAGGTCGAATCTGCGGGCGCCGCCCGCGATTCCGGCCGCTAGGTTCAGGTCGATGTAAATCTCTCCCGTTCGGGATTTCGCGACGCCCAGGTTCTTATGCTTTGCCGGGCCCGCCGGTTGGACCCAGGCGGCGGGGTCGCGGCGGGCGATGTGAAGCTCGCGCGCGCCATCGCCGATGCCGAGCCGGACCACGGGGGCGATCCTATCGTCCCACCAGCTGCCCCATGGCGAAACCTTGATCAACGGGCCGGGTTCCGCGTCGGCAACCGGGAGGGCTGCCCAGTCACCAATGCGGAGGCCGTCCGCGTAGATATTTCGGCGGCTCCACCAGAGCTTCTGTACGTGCAGGGTCAGGGCTGGCAGGCCTCGGCTCAGGAAGACACGGAGTCCCTCGCTGCGCCGATCATGGCGCACGTCGGTGTCGACCTGAAGGCGATCGCTTTCCGCGAAGAGCCGTAGGGCCAGTTCCAGCCGGTTGCCACCGTCGTACTCGTATCGGTATCGGACTTCGCCGAACACGGGGCCAGAGGCGGTCAACTCCGACGACCACGAGGCGATCGCGGTTGTCCCGTAGAATGTGCTCGCGCCGAACCAGGTGCCGTCGGCGAGCCGCATGGCGCGGATAGGCCCGGGTATGTCCGCGGCGGGCTTCGGTTCCGCGTATCGGGCTCCTCCCAGTCGAGCCTGCACGCCGAACCTGCTCGTCGTGAAAGTTACTCCGTTCGTGCCGCGGATGGCCCGGAAATCGGCCATAATTGGTTTTTCCCCAGACTGCGCAGGAGCGCACCGAACGATGTAGCGGTGCCGCTCGAATGGCGTTAGGCTGGTGACGAACCAGATTCTGGCAGAGCGGACGAACCGAGTTCCCGGCCAGAGGTGCACGTCGCTTAGCTGAGAGGCCAAGATACCCTCTGGGCCGTGGAGCCTGGCGGCCTCCGGCTCGCAGCGGCGATCGGGTTCCACCTGGAGGTTGAAGGATACTGGCTCGCTCGTCCAATTGCGGCCGAGAAGCTCTTCCAGGACGAACTCTTTAAGCTCAGGTCCCGTTTGGCCTGCGCTGCCAGGACAAGGGCTGAATAGCGCTATGAGCGCCAACAGAAGGGCGTATACTCCGTTTCGTTCGGCCCCGGCCCCTCGGCTATCAGTCCATGGGCCGGCTGCCGACCACCTTAAGCACCGCGCCTGAGTTTGACCTCCGGCGCTCGCCTTCGATCTCGGGACTCCTTGCGGCGGCCTATGCGGCTGCCGGACGAAACGACGGAGAATGCGAGCATCGTTATGATTGAATCGAGAGGCAGCACCATTGATTGAATACTTGCGGGCGCTCTCATTCGTCACCAGCTTTCTGTCTCGGCCGTTGTTGGGCATGTAAGGATGATGCGCTGCTTGTTCGCGGAAGTCCTTCTGAGGATCATACCTCTCACAGACCGTCGGGTAGCAGGGTAACCTTACGGTCATCCCGTCCCCTAAGAACCGTGCGTGCGACTTTCACCGCACACGGCTCAAGCCTTGCAAAGGCGCCGCGAAGCATCCGGCGATCAACGGGACTTTGGCTAGGACGCGTCACGTAATGAGCCATGGAGGAATCTGCACGGGTAGCCGACCCCGCTGCCGCGCGTGACGCTCGACAAAATAGTCGGCTTGCTGCGGGTCGTAGGGGTTGGCGTCGCCGCGGATCTTCACATGGCGGCGGATCGGAATGCTTGATATCCGAAAGAGCGTGACCGATCCATCCGTGAACACCCAGTCGCGGGCGTCCCTGTGGGTATAGTAGCGGTCCTTGACCCACTTGCGGTCGTTCTGGGGATGTCGTCGTCTGGCCCACTGCCATGTCATGCCCCAGATCGCGTGATCGATGTCGCTGAAAACTTCCTTGCTCACGACATGGCGGTAATAATTGCCCCAGCCCCGGATGATCGGGTTGAGACGCTGGATCAGGACGTCTTGCCTCAGGCTTGCGCCGGTTCTCAGAATGTCCCGAGCCTTTTCTTTGACCGCTGCGATACTGGGTTTAGCCGGTTTGATGAGCAGGTTTCCGTGATACTTTCGCAGGTTGAAGCCGAGGAAATCGAACCCCTCGTCGATGTGCACGATGTGGGTCTTCGCCTCGGACAACTCCAAACCTCGTTCCCTGAGGAACTGCTGCACCAGGGGTTTGACCTCCTCGGCCAGTAGCGTCGAGGACGCACTGGTGATGATGAAGCCATCCGCGTAGCGGACCAGATTGACCTTGTGATGGCTCCGGAAGCGCGCCTTGAGACGTGCCTCCAGTCCGTCCAGGGCCATATTGGCCGCCGTCGG
This portion of the Thioflavicoccus mobilis 8321 genome encodes:
- a CDS encoding group II intron maturase-specific domain-containing protein, which translates into the protein MDEGFDFLGFNLRKYHGNLLIKPAKPSIAAVKEKARDILRTGASLRQDVLIQRLNPIIRGWGNYYRHVVSKEVFSDIDHAIWGMTWQWARRRHPQNDRKWVKDRYYTHRDARDWVFTDGSVTLFRISSIPIRRHVKIRGDANPYDPQQADYFVERHARQRGRLPVQIPPWLIT